In Rattus rattus isolate New Zealand chromosome 9, Rrattus_CSIRO_v1, whole genome shotgun sequence, a genomic segment contains:
- the LOC116909119 gene encoding elongin-C gives MDGEEKTYGGCEGPDAMYVKLISSDGHEFIVKREHALTSGTIKAMLSGPGQFAENETNEVNFREIPSHVLSKVCMYFTYKVRYTNSSTEIPEFPIAPEIALELLMAANFLDC, from the coding sequence atggatggagaggagaaaaCCTATGGTGGCTGTGAAGGCCCTGATGCCATGTATGTGAAATTAATATCTTCTGATGGTCATGAATTTATTgtaaaaagagaacatgcattAACATCAGGAACAATAAAGGCCATGTTGAGTGGTCCAGGTCAGTTTGCGGAGAATGAAACCAATGAGGTCAACTTTAGAGAGATCCCTTCACATGTGCTATCGAAAGTGTGCATGTATTTTACCTACAAGGTCCGCTATACTAACAGCTCCACTGAAATTCCTGAATTCCCAATTGCACCTGAAATTGCACTGGAACTGCTGATGGCCGCGAACTTCCTagattgttaa